The following are encoded in a window of Cyprinus carpio isolate SPL01 chromosome A13, ASM1834038v1, whole genome shotgun sequence genomic DNA:
- the LOC109100833 gene encoding rho-related GTP-binding protein RhoU-like: MPPKGAGEYKPVPGTGVPPVPPRRFRSRDLSSAVKSRFGSAAERRVKCVLVGDGAVGKTSLIVSYTTNGYPTEYVPTAFDNFAAVVAVDGKPVKLQLCDTAGQDEFDKLRPLCYTNADVFLLCFSVVSPSSFQNVREKWVPEIRQHCPRAPILLVGTQADLRQDVKVLIQLAQYKEQPVDPQEACVCAEEVQAISYMECSALTQKNLKEVFDTAIVASIQHSDSQQQKRLKKRTPDKMRKLSESWWKKYCCLA, translated from the exons ATGCCTCCTAAGGGAGCTGGAGAATATAAACCTGTTCCAGGCACGGGTGTGCCGCCGGTACCCCCGAGGAGATTCAGGAGCAGAGATTTGTCATCTGCGGTAAAGAGCCGCTTCGGGTCGGCGGCGGAGCGCAGGGTGAAGTGCGTGCTGGTTGGTGATGGTGCAGTGGGTAAAACCAGTCTCATTGTGAGCTATACCACCAATGGATATCCCACCGAGTATGTTCCGACAGCGTTTGACAACTTTGCAG CGGTTGTAGCTGTGGACGGCAAGCCTGTGAAACTCCAGCTTTGTGACACAGCCGGTCAG GATGAGTTTGACAAGCTCCGGCCGTTGTGCTACACCAATGCTGACGTCTTCCTTCTCTGCTTCAGTGTGGTAAGTCCCTCCTCCTTCCAGAATGTGAGGGAGAAGTGGGTGCCAGAGATCCGCCAGCACTGTCCGAGGGCACCGATACTGTTGGTGGGCACTCAGGCTGACCTCCGGCAAGACGTCAAAGTGCTCATCCAACTGGCCCAGTACAAGGAGCAGCCGGTGGACCCCCAGGAGGCCTGTGTGTGTGCTGAGGAAGTGCAGGCCATCTCGTACATGGAGTGCTCAGCACTCACCCAGAAGAACCTGAAGGAGGTGTTTGACACAGCTATAGTGGCCAGTATCCAGCACTCGGACAGCCAGCAGCAGAAAAGACTGAAGAAGCGGACGCCCGATAAAATGAGGAAGCTCTCTGAGTCCTGGTGGAAGAAATACTGCTGTTTGGCATAG